GTTTAATAACAAGTGAATATAGATCGCGATCTTTTTTAAAATCAGGCATTTCCGCACAGATAAATTTATCATAAGATTCAGGAGTCAGTAATTTGTGTTCATCGGCAAGTATAATAAGGAAATGAGCATGTGGAAGACCGAGTTTTTGAAATTCTATAGTATACATGAATCCAGCAACTCTTTCAAAGATTTGTCTTTTAATTCTTCTACCTTTGCTCTGAAAACCCTACTAACTAAATCAGGTCTGTTCTGTACCTCATCAGCTAGTGACAAATGTTCTTTTATTTCTAGCCAAGAAGGATTACAAGTCATTGTTATAAAGAAATCAAATTTTCCAAAATATTGTACCAATGCGATAACATCCATGTATCGTAGGCACATGTCCCTTGGTCCCCCTATAAATGTAATAGGGAGGAACATTTTCTTTCCAATTTTAGAGGCTTCCCTTTTACCAAATCTTAAAATATCAAAGAGTCCTTGCAAGACTTCAATTCTAAATAAATCTGGATTAAATGAGAACAAGTCTAATCTTTGTGTTtcaagttttatatatatatatctactaTAAACTGTTGGAATATTCTTCCACAATGTATCACTTCATTTGTTTCATTATCTCTTATTTGAAATTTGTAACTGTAATACTCTCGACAAGACACtgtatctctttttctttttcttttttgtaatgATTCGTCTTCCATATCAAGAAATCCATCAACTGAACACATGTTTGATATACTGGGCAACTGTTCATGTTCACAGTAAGCTCTATGTTTCGTCacattatttgtttgaatattttttttgattCCACAATGCCATCCATTTTCATCGAAGGGAAATAATAACGGATATTGCAATGGATCATAACATCCATAATAATAATGTACTAATCGAGCTCTATTACTGTGGGTATAAATTCGAATATGTGGTGCAGAAATGTCTGTAGGATTTTCTTCAAGCCATAATGCTGCAATCTCTGATGAGCTGGGTAAGTTATATGTCCGTTGATCTATGGTTGAGTGACATTTAAGAGAAATATAGAAATCAGATAATTGGGGAACATTTAAGAGAGATTTTAGGAAAATAGTGTATGGATTTACTTTCATTATGTCCACCAACTTTTTGACTATTGATTCATTAATTCTTGTCGAACAAGCCATCCTATTAGCTAGTTCATTATCATGATCATAGAAGTACAACTGTAAATTCCTGGGTATTTCATTGGAAGGAATTAAATCATCTATAAAATGATACATTTGCCCCTGGACTCTAAATGTGTAGATACCGCAATTTCTTCTCGCTATCTCTTTATCATACTTTACACTAAGTGAAGTAAATGCAAACATGTTGTTGTACGTTCTAATATAAGTTCGAAAGTTTTCAGATTCTTCAGTATTTCCAAAGTATAAATCTGATAATTCAGGTGGCATTTTATGAGATGTCAACCTTATTGCACCATTGTTACAGCAAAATCCTGGAGGTTCATATTCAAACCTCTTTGCACGACAGTATTGGCAGTGTGGAACGTTTTTTAGAGTAACATAGTCACTTTGTTGCTCTTTAGCAGCCAGGCACACCTTTCTGGCCCGGCTATGAACTGAATATATAAGAAGTATCATTAAAAAAATGAAACACGAAGGCATACATATGGTGGGCATTATTATAATATAAAGTTTATGCAAACCTTTGATTGGAATAGCGTTCAAGTAAACAGGAGGCAGTTTAGATGTACCCGACGTGGACCCTTATATACAAATAGTCACAGTTTACAGTAATGTACAAACAATATGTTATTCTCAAAGAAAGTATAATCTAAAGGCAGGTTTACCTGTTTCACGAATGATAGGGGGATCCAATATAGACTTTTCTTTTTCTAGATTATCCATCACTGTAGTCGTGCAAGTTTGAAGACTGGCAACTAGTAAATAGAATAGCCAAGACGTTTAAAAGCGTACAGTGAAGCCGCAGTAGATGCAAAATAAAGTGTAAAAcatcatatgatatttttgtattttagttTATAGGCACATATAAGATAAGTAAGGTATCATACTCAATCTCCAAGAAAAATTAAGAAGCATCTTTGTCCTAATAATATATAGTGTATAAACATGAATAGAACAATATAACCTTTTTAACGAAGAGAAGAATATGGTTACCTGTTTCACAAATGATAGGGGTATCCAATACACTCTTTCCTTTCTCTAAATTATCACACAATGTAGTCAGACAAGCTTGATGGTTGGTACCTGGTAACACAACAGCGAAAGCATTTAAAAACGTACAATGAAGCTTCAACATGTGTTAAATAGAGTGCAATAGAGCACGTACTATTTGAGTATTTTAGCTTGTAGGCACATAAGAAAAATAAGGTATTATACTAAGTTTCCAAGCAAAATACATAAGAACCATTATATTAATAACATATGGTTTCTAAATATGAGTACAACAATCTAACATTTTTCCGCAAGGGAAGGAGGTTCTCGTATGGTAAGAGCAGTTTGATTTAGAAATCCTGTTTTGTCCCAAGATGATGTTGCCTGCTCTGGGACAGCAACAATCGGACTTTCAAGAAGGCTGTGCTTTGCAAAATTTTGTCTTCTCATACGTCGCGATAGCAACATCGCTTCCCTTCTACGAGCAGATATTTGGCTCTGCGTATCACGCCGTTTGAGGTGCATTGTAGCCTTCCTTTTTTCTGCGTATGAGTACTTGTTTGGTTATTTGGAATCCATCAGTTTATGGCAGTTCAATTTTCCTTTTTACCTATAAATATTTCCAGCAGAAGTTTTCATGAGATGTTTAAAAAAGacataaattatatttttaatatcACGAAACACAATATCTATTAAATATTCTATCTAGGAGACCAAAAAAATGGCATACTAATCACTGAGGGCTCATGTCTCAGAGACATGTCATACATCACTTGCAAATAAATTGGCTTTATATTAATTTGTATATCCTTAAAAATTCTCATTAATGATTTTGGTTATGAAATCATCCTAGTAAATCCAGCAAAGCATAACGTTCATTTCAGTATCTTCTTATCTTATTATTATACCTAATACCAGGCTGAATCCTTGTGCAGTATAGTCATCATAAGTATATGTGTACTTTGCAATTGCACAAACAGGGTAAAAAATATTGTTCTTTAAAATTTTGTAGCTATTTGGAGCAAATAGAACAATCTGCTTAGCAGTGAATATATTTTTTATCTAATCAATTGCGTATAATATTTGTGCAACCATTGTTCAGTGTGATCATCATACACATTGTATGATGTAAGTTACAATATCATTGAAGACAAACTATGGTAAATTAAATTCGACTTCGATGTATGAAAGTTCCAGAAACATTTGGACAAGAGAAATCAGTGTTTCTGGACAGGTTCTTCACCACTCAACCTTATTTCACTAAGGTAATTCCATTAATCAAAATTAGCTTATTGATCTATCTTTTTGTTTTGGATGTATAGTGCAAAGGTTTAGCTTCTTTTTTTCGACTTTTGGAAAAAAGAGGCACAAATTAAACCAAAAATACATTAGTGCCCCTAAATATTAACCAGACATCTCCGCGTTAAAGAACTCACATAAGATAGATTTTGGATCAACACCTAAACATAAATTCCCAACGTTCTTGAAATATGATAATTTTTGCAGCAACATTtcatatgaaaatttgaaacaaGATCAAACCTTTAAAGCAAGAACTGAGTGAAACTAAACAAACTACTATTGAAAAGAGACAATGATAATCATCTATGAACGACAAAAAAGTGTTTGCCATAATAAAGTTGCAACGTTTATCAGCTTTAAAAAAACTTGCAAAAAGTGAAGATTATACTTTAGCCTTTGACAGACCCAGGTTGACATAGGAGAGAGCGGATAATTGCTACAAAGTCTTCTTACACTATATTTTCAATTGTTTCGATCACATAAAACCACGGTAACTCTTTAATGTTGAAGCTACTATGCACCAACCAAAAAAAATATTGATGCCAGAAATTAGTCAGAAGAAGAACATGAATAATACCAAGAGGCACTTTAGGCTAGCTAATAGCGATTTTGAACAATTCGTTCAGCTCTTTCTCTTTGACTATAGAATTATGATTAATGTTGTGCCCTTTCATATTGAGCCCAGTAAACAGATCTGCGTCtataattttttctttaattCAGGAAAGAATCCAACTTGAGACTTTGGGTTTATGTAAGCAGGCAGGGGTTAATCCTTTTGCTGCTAATTCTTCATTCTAGCAGTCAACTCTCTTTCTTCTAATTATGCTTTCATTTGCTATTTCTGTTTATCTTCTTAGTTGATTTAAAGCGTTGGACATATATGTTGAAAAATTCTGAGTGCATAAAATAAGTATATGCATATAACCTATAGGAAAGCGAGAATAATGTTTcatcaaaaattacttttttccTTTCTATGTCCTATATCAAGAATTCAAGATACTACCATACCCAAATAGCTATTTAGTAGCTTATACTGCCAAAACAACATCTTCTTCTACTCGTTCTAAACATCCTCTTCTACGTAAGTGAAATAACAAGACTTTGAGAATATCTATCGACTTTTACAGATTCAGCAACTAATCAATGTGAACAAAAAAATAAACTCTATTGAAATTTCTCTCCTTTTTGAGAAAAAGATACAAGGCATGGATGGTTTAGTTCAATTTGTACTGTCTAATTGAAAGCAAAAGCAGTTGTTAGCATTTTATCGTAGGTTTCCCCAACTATTTCACACTCGAGAAATTAAATCGAAATCAATAGTAGAAGTCTAAAAAAATGCCTAATTCATTCAAGAATTGCTTCAAACACCTAAAGAACAAAATCGACGGACAGATTAAACTCTCTGAGCAATAAAGCCCCTAGCATGCCATAAAGATTAAATAGAGAAACAATGccgaagaagaagaggaggaaaaCTCACAAGAAACAATGATTCAAACGGAAAAATTCACAAAAGTGCAAAGATAAGATCAGCAAAGCTTTTCTGATAATGGTGATATTGAATTTGAAATAAACTGGCTGTTAGCCTTTTaatataaataacctgcatctgccaAGTATCTCAAAGAGTTGCCTGCCTGGTATCGATAAGAACAAGAAGAGTGAGAAGAGAGAAGCAAAAGAAGAGCCTATAGAGTGCGGTGATTGCCAGGTTTTGATCGATATAATCCAAGTGAAACATTAAAAATTAGATgaaaagacaaaattatccttgAAGTGTGAAGCAGGCATGTCGTCCATGTATGTGCTAAGTCCCTCTTATTAGATAGGAGAAATATAGTGCACGGATGTTACAAGGGAAGAAAGCAAGCAagcaacaacaaacccagtttaATCCCATACATgaggtctggagagggtagtatgtacgcaacCTAATTACCCCAATCCTATAAAGGCAGAGAGGATATTTCCGAAAGACTCTCGGCTAAAGAAACTATAAGAATAAAGCAACAAGCAATAACAATAGTAATATAATAAGTAATGGAAGCGAGTAACATAACAAAGTAATAAAGAACTAAGAATAAAAGAATACAAGAATAGTACTAGTGCTACTGGTAAACTCACAACTACCTGTGAACCCACCATCTtaattctcgacctccacacATTTCTATTACTAGTCATGTCCTCGGTTAGGTGCAGGAATGACATTACAAGGGAAGCAAGCAAACATTTGAATACACCCAACTAATGAATATTACTTGCAATTTAGATGAAATGTTTCGCTTTTTGTGAGTCCAATTAATGCGAAGTTTGaccaatattttaaaatattctttta
This genomic stretch from Nicotiana sylvestris chromosome 9, ASM39365v2, whole genome shotgun sequence harbors:
- the LOC104244228 gene encoding uncharacterized protein, whose amino-acid sequence is MHLKRRDTQSQISARRREAMLLSRRMRRQNFAKHSLLESPIVAVPEQATSSWDKTGFLNQTALTIREPPSLAEKCTNHQACLTTLCDNLEKGKSVLDTPIICETVASLQTCTTTVMDNLEKEKSILDPPIIRETGKPAFRLYFL